GTCTGGAAATGCCAGAATCGATCCCACAGGCGCCACGACTCGGTCAACGTCTTCCACGATCAAACCCCCGCAGATCCAGATTCTGGGAACTCCAATTTCGGGCTCCCTGACCATCTTCAGGCAAGGGTCTCCCACAGAAGCACCCAGGATGGCCAAGCAGGCGCCTATGGGCAACTCTAACATTGGCGCCCCTCGTTCTGGCGCCACCTCTTTACTCCAGGGATTTGGAGTCACTCTTGGGATGTGTCTCATTGGAGCCTGTATTATCATTGTTGCCTAAAACTAACAGCTAACCGACAACTAGCCATTGcattgtatatatttaatAATAGGTTGACGCAGGAGGCTATGATGTTATTTTTAGATGAACAGGGCCAATAGATGCTATAGGCAGTGGCTtctggtacgagtacacaaCGCTTAGTCaaagctacaagtagtagtGTACCCAATACTCTCTATTGTCAAGATGAAGCAGGAATCAAACGAGCTGCAAAGTAACAATTATCAATTGCAAGCAATGATgattctacaagtactcgtactgcGAGTGTGGTAAATTGGTAcaactcgtactgtacgagtaatTAGTATCGGTGGTCATACAACTAAGACACCAATAGAGAAAGGACCACCGGTATTAATAAGTAGCTAGCATGTTGTGCTAGAACCACTGTGAGTTACCCTTGATGAGCTATTACATCCATAGGCTGAATTTGAAATGAGCTGATATTGACACTCTGCAAAGGCGCAGGCTGTATACACTGCGAGTACAAACCTCTTGTAGCAAGAGATAGACTCCAACCtacggtactcgtagctCTGTCCGTTCTCCACGGTCCATTAAACCCGGtgcaagtactcgtactagATATCGTACGGATTTGAAGAAGCTTAGCGTTCACTACGAATACACATGTGTTGGCGGTCCAAAACAGCATGAAGGGGGTGAAAGTGAGACAAAATGCGGTGTCCACGGGAATATACGAGATTCCACATGGATCTTGAAGGGTAATGGAAGCGTGGTAAAAGGTGTTTCATCACTCTCGACCTTGTATGATGGAGTTTTGGTGATATCGTTGTGGTTGAGccgttgtacttgtaaggAGCCCCAATACGGAGAGGTCTAGAAACTGGAACCTCGATATTATTAGCAGTGTCGGATGTTCCACGAAGACATCGGCACTGCGACGTACAGTAGAAGTGCatattgtactcgtacagcaTGTACCAGCACATCCATACTTTACATGCAACTAATCCAACAgctcagaagaagagtggTGCCGTGTGTACTGACTGTACAAGCTGTTCATACGACTATCCCTTGCGCTAATGTGAAAGTACAGCAGGACTTGCTTTCCTATCCTCAGTGGAACGAATACCGCTACTTCTAACTAACTAATTAGCGCCTCGGACTGAACGGAAGAGGGATGTTATCCGAAAATACTGGTATACAGCTTCTGCGCTAGGAGCCCGTTCTACCGTAACTACCACGAGCCCATGCCGGTGATCCGCCATATAGCGCAGAAGCAAGGTGCGAGAGATTTGCATCGGAACAAATGCCACGGACCCAACCAAATGAGATGTTGAATCTCCCTTCTTCCCCCATCTCATCACAATAGTAGATCGATCGTCTGCTGATTTCTACTGAATCAGGGAGCATGGCACTAATGGTTGCACTAAGACTCCCCCAAAGCCGGCGCGAAATGGATTTACGTGCTGAAGAGTCCGTCCTATTCATATGAGCTATTACTTGGGTCGTGGTTGTGCTCTACTCAGGCCATATATCTACGTTGCTCACCTCCACGGCACCCTGGCTCAATCCAGAAGTACATCGCACCTACAGCGCCCTTTTGCAAGTTTATCAACCTCGAAGTGCGCGGCTAATATTCGCGCATGGATATCTGTACTGCTGCTAAGCCAAAGAATGCGTTAGTGGATAGAATAAGGGCGTTAGAACTGCCCTATAGCCATTTCCTGATGAAACACTAACATCGACTAATCGAGGCTGTTATGTTTTTCCATGTGTTTATAGGCCGGCTACAATAAAAAACCTGCTGAGCCGAAAAGGACGATCAGCGCAGATCAAGGGACAAAATTCCATACATGCGGACAATCTTCTATCGGGAAAAACGCCCCTTTTTATTGGTCCCTTCGGAGTTAACCTAGACTCTTTTGCACGGCTCTGTAGCGGGCTAACACGATGAAACCCGACTTGTGTCACTGTAGTGGGCCATACACGTGTGTAAGACTACGAGTTGAGCATGTGGTTGCAACATGCACACGCCTCAAATGTCATTATTCGTACATTTGACGAGAATCGCAGATCGTCTCAGGGCCTGACGTGCTTGGCATACCCTCTCCTCACCAATTGTTAACGGTCTTTCAGTTTGACATTGTGAGCTTGGAGGACATAGCTGGGGTGAGTTAGTAGGCCATAAGAACCGTGCTAATGGGCTTCAAGATGAAACAGCGAAACAAGTTGGTTGGGTTGAAAAAACGACTTGGCTAAATTCTCGCTTCGTGGACTTGGACCACACAGTTCTGCTTGTCGTGCCGTACAGCCAAGGAAAACAATATGCGCATGCCAAGCTTAGCTGGTGAGACGTCTGTAATAGAGGGCTGTTTGTATGGAAGGCCCAAAGTAGCAAAGGGGGTGGTCGGAGACCCTCCAAGGCGCCAGCAGTGGCTTTGGCAGCCCATAAGGCTTGGGTATTTTCATCTTCGGCGTCTGACAGCTTTTTTTGCGTCCTCTTTTTCGTTTTTCCACCCATTCGCACCTTTTTGAACAATGCTACCCGATGTCGCTGACGGAGTCCGCTTTGGTGCAGTTGGGTCGCACTTCCGCTTTGTTGGTCGCGTCTAACATGTGAGTTAATCGTCCAATGGGTGCAGCTTTCGGAGCGGTTATGGGTGGGTAACCGTGGAAAAAAGCAGAATAAAACCAGTGGCAAGGTCGGAAAGACGGCTTATATTGCTTCTGATCCAACCCATCCGTTTCTGTTGCCTGTTTCGGGGTTTACACAATCCCACTATCTCCACTTGCCATTTCCATTTTCTTCAACCAACATTAAGCTCAAAACCTTAGTAAATGCCGTCCCAAGGCGCTAGTGCCACGGCGTCAGGGCCCTGGGGTAACCTGTGACTTCGAGGGGGATATTGGGGATGAACGAAGAGCAAATCGACGCTGGAAAGTCGATAAAGGGCGTTTAGACACACGCAAATTCCAGTAAATCAACTCGCTTTTGCCTTACCTCTTTCTCCGCTGCTCACACACCCCTCCGCGCCGCTTCCCCAGGTTACCGACTGCGTCTTTAGTGGTTGCCTTGTctctgagtctgagtctgcGGCTGATCGGCTGTTGCGTGCAGTTATAACCACTCTTGTGTCCGGCGCCTCGTCACGCTCCAGGGCAAACCGCTAGGCAACTAGAGGTAGGAGTGGAAGGACGTGCAACATTTCtgacgacacaaacacacaagCACACAAGCGACTTCGCGACACTGAACGATACCAGCAAGATAATCCGGCCCGTCAGATATAAACAGCTACCGATAACGGTTACCGAACACCAACAGCACGATCTCCTACGGACGAACTACACCCACACGACTAACTACCTCGTTCCACTACGCCCACCACgaccaccaccacgacCGCCACATGAACGAACAAGACGATAATGATGTGCGTTCGCCGGGTCTGTCGTCCTCCTGCTCAAGCGCCATGACCTCTCACACGGGCACCCCGCTGCTGCAAGAGGCGtgctcctcgtcctcagtGCCTCCCATGTCTCTCGACGCCTTCAACGAAAAGTTGTTGATACACCCATCCGGCGAAGAGCAGGTGGTGCTATCTTGTGCTACACAGTCCCATGTGGCCACCCGCAGCCGCAGACGCTATGATGTGGACGTTTTCTTTGACAGACAACAGAACGAGAGCTCCCAGGGAACCACTCCCGCAGCTACAGGCTCCGACAAGAGCAAGGGTAAGCAGCCGGCCGTGAGTGCCACGGTCGAAAGCATTTCCGCACCTCTGGCTTCGCAAGTGGTGCCCCCAGCGGCAGTCTCGCTCTTCCCAGCTACAAACATGAACCAGTTTGACTCAAAGTCCGAAGAATATATTCCTTTGGACGGTTGTGTTGAGGGATAGACCAAAGATACGGTCAAAGGTTACAAGCGGAGCTCGAATGGAGACAATAGCGGCACAGGATGACGACACAGGCCGACGACACAGGCTGACGACACAGGCTGACGAACACATACAAACgcacacaaacaaacaaacacacacaaacatacacacacagcCTCGATCATCGGATGCTACATTGGATCCATTAATTAGACCCCTCTGAGCGTTGGAATGAGACTGTATCAAGGATAGGATCAAGTGACACTCTGCCGATGAAGCCAActttgtttttgttggcACTTGACGCAAGGGTGACTGATTGATGGCTGAAGGATGATGTACAGCATATCGGACCTGGCGAGACATATGACGTATATGACTTCGATATGAAAGCCGGCAGGACTGGCTACTGTGCCCGAACAAGTAGACTACATTACTCACTCACActattatttattaatgCATTTCACGTATTTTATTGAACTAAAGGAGGTGTAACAATGATACAGCCGTTTACGGAACGGGTACGTAGGCTGAGTCTGAGTTTGATACTCTTACGCTCTGTGGTTGGATTCACAAGCGTAACTCTGTAGTTAACCAGAGCGGGTTAAGAGCTCACACCTTTTGTCGGTGTTTGCATAGTTGGTAATCGTAGCATTGATGTTATCATCtgaacttgtacttacGTCTCCACCTTGCGAGTTCTCCACCCCAtcgaggtggaggaggtttaGTGCCAGATGGAAGAGAAATTTGTAAACGGCTAAACCGGTTTCATTCGCATCCTTTACGCAATGCTACATTGCCGCCCTGGCAGTCTTTGTAATAATTAATCTCTGCTCCCCACACTGAGCCTGTGTGGACAGGCAGGTATCGCACATGGACTAACTTATCAGTCCTTGTTTCGAGAGATCGGCAGTTACAGATCGGCGTGGTAGTGTAATCTAAGTAGGTCATGAGCGCAGAGAAGGGTGGGTGATACCGCTCAAATGTGGACATAACCCGGAGTTGGGGTTGTGATATAGATCAGACTCTATTCACTAACATACATCCACCGTACAGTATTACTCTTCACGTGCAGACCCCTCAGCTAGAAGCTGTAACTTACCATAATTCTGGTGGCTACTCTACGAGCTCTACGAGTACTTCTGGCAGGTCTGAGAGTTCGGATAGAGTAAGGTACAAGCACCGAAGGAGAGGTAAAGAGCCAAAGTAGGAGGTGAATCCACGGCCTTCGGACTAAAAAAGCGGTGTTTTGAgtcagtacagtagttttAGTCCCCCCAGAAATATGTCATCTCATTCACCCCACAAGTAGTGAGACATCAATGCGGTTGATGCAGATGGATGTGGCCAAGAAAGACTGTGCCGTATCGTAATGATACACGGTATTATCTAGTTTTACAAATTCCTTGCTCGAAAACCCGTCACACCTCTTTCATCGCACCATAGATAAGACCGAGATGACCCCTCTTTGCTTCTGTGGCTTACTCTGACATGTCTCAAGTGAGAGCCTGATAAGACGTTAGGTTGGAGGATCTATCGAGGCTGCCAACTGTTAGCAACTGCCATAAATGATTAATTAGCACCGTGGAAGATGTGTAGAAGGCGTGAGACGCCGAAGCAAACAAATAATGATTTATACAGACGGTAAAGGGCATTATGTACACCTCTTTACCATGTGTGTTTATTACTACATCGCACACTCGTTATTACAGACAGTAGCCCCTTGCCTCTTACAAACTGGTCATCAATACATCTACTACACTATCATTACATGGCCAATAGCAATAGCTGCCGTGGCTACGATCAGGAA
This genomic interval from Yarrowia lipolytica chromosome 1E, complete sequence contains the following:
- a CDS encoding uncharacterized protein (Compare to YALI0E25003g, no similarity possibly noncoding) encodes the protein MNEQDDNDVRSPGLSSSCSSAMTSHTGTPLLQEACSSSSVPPMSLDAFNEKLLIHPSGEEQVVLSCATQSHVATRSRRRYDVDVFFDRQQNESSQGTTPAATGSDKSKGKQPAVSATVESISAPLASQVVPPAAVSLFPATNMNQFDSKSEEYIPLDGCVEG